A window of Gloeomargarita sp. SKYB120 genomic DNA:
CCCGTACGTAGGGGATTGCAAAACTACTAAAGGCCACCCCCCGTTCCACATCAAAGCGCTCAATCGCTTGAATTAGCCCCAACACACCCACCTGTACCAGGTCTTCATGGGGTTCTTGGCACCACTGACGATAGCGATAGGCTTCCCGTCTCACTAGACCCATGTTGGCCTGCACCAGGCGATTCCGGAGTTCAACCGACCGCGTGGCTCGGTAGGCCTTCAACCACGCAAGGGATTGACTCCTAGAGGTATCATCCTGTTCCGATGCCGTCGGAGCTGTGGAGGGCATGGCCGTTGGCTACTGAGGTTAATGGGTTGTGAATCGAAACCTGCCTACCGTCCCCAGCCTACCAAACGGTTGGGTTCCAGGCAACAGTGTTTCTACGGAGAGGACAACCGGCCTCCGGGAAAACCCTTAGGCTACGGGGCGGACACGGGCGTAGAATACCCCGCGAATCTTGACGTCATGGGGTTCGTGGGCGCCAAATTCCGTATCGGACGGTTGCTCGCTCTCGAACGTCCCGGCGATTTCTCCAGTCGAACTATCCACCTGGGCCACCTGCAGCGAGAGATGCCCTTGCGCAACTTCGGCTACCTTCACGTTGGCCTTAGCATATTGGGGGCTATCTCCTTGGGCTGGCAACCCCACTGCGACATCATAGCCTGAGGCCAACCCCCGCCCTCTGGGGTCCAAAAACAGCGCCGAGCGGTAAGGCGGGACTTTGAAGGTACCCTCAAAGTCGGTGGAGGTGTTAATCGCCGTGGCCCCCGGTTGACTTTGGGCCACCAATTCCTTGATCGTAAACAGGAAGGGCACCCGTTCGCCCCCCGGCAACTGCACCGTAATCGGCTGGAAATCGAACCCGTCTTTTTCCTTGAGGGTCAACACCCCGTCGGGACTCACCTGCAACTCGGCCTCCACCGCATCAATCGACGTAGCCGACCGAGTCAAGAGCTTGGCCGGCACAAAGGTCGGTTCCTTGCGCTTGGTCGTCGGCTCTTCTTTCACAAAAAAGCTAGTAGGTTCCAAGCACAAATCTGTCACCTGGTAGGTCTTGTTCGGTTCTAACGTCAGCGACCCCCGCGCAAACTCACTCAACTGGGGGCACTTATTGGCCAAACCTGTGCCCTTGATTTGGTCATAGGTCAAGCTTTTGAGCTGCTCGTAGGTCAACCCTTCGGTCGTAGTGCCCACCGCCGTGGAACACGCCGAAAGCAGGGCAAAGCAGCACATCAGCAGTACAGCCAGCAATCCACGATACCCCATAGCCAACCTCCACAACACGAGCGTCGTGGCCTTTTATTCTACCGTGAAAGGGAGCCGTTCAGATGGGTTGGGCAGGCGGGGGTTAATTCGGCTACCCACAGCCAGAGAGCGGTCACGGGAATTCCCCAGCTCAAGTCCGCCAGTTGCAGGCGCACCTGGGGCGGTGGAATTTCCCCGC
This region includes:
- a CDS encoding photosystem II manganese-stabilizing polypeptide — its product is MGYRGLLAVLLMCCFALLSACSTAVGTTTEGLTYEQLKSLTYDQIKGTGLANKCPQLSEFARGSLTLEPNKTYQVTDLCLEPTSFFVKEEPTTKRKEPTFVPAKLLTRSATSIDAVEAELQVSPDGVLTLKEKDGFDFQPITVQLPGGERVPFLFTIKELVAQSQPGATAINTSTDFEGTFKVPPYRSALFLDPRGRGLASGYDVAVGLPAQGDSPQYAKANVKVAEVAQGHLSLQVAQVDSSTGEIAGTFESEQPSDTEFGAHEPHDVKIRGVFYARVRPVA